The sequence CGTGCAGTGAATGAAGGTTACAGTCAGTTGAGTCCAGGAATTTTGCAAAAATTAATGTCAAAAGTAAAACCGCAACCATCTCGCGAATATCATCAGGGATGGGAAGAGTTAACCGCAAGAGAAAAAGAAGTGTTAAAGTTAATTGCAACGGGTGCAAGTAACGCTGAAATTGCAGAACATCTCTATCTTTCTTTAGGAACTGTTAAAAATCATGTGACGCATATTTTAAGGCGTTTAGATCTGCGCGATCGAACGCAAGCTGCACTTTTGGCGCAGTCTTATTTTGAATTAGAAAACTAATTCCAACTCGTAGAAACCTTAATAATCATCACTGAAAAATAAGATAATTTCAAATCAGCTTGTTCTTTTAAATCTTTATAAACCACTTGTTCTGGCATTGTCGCCCGTTCGATAATATAACTGTGATCGAGTAAGTTTTTAGTTTGTAACAGTTCCCAAATCTGAGAATAGAGAGAACTAAACTTCATCAACACCACCACTTCTGCAACTTGAAACGCTTTTTCCAGTTCTTCAAGATGATAAAGTGTTGGTAGAATTATTAAACGCTGCGATCGCGCGGTTAAAGGAATCCCCAACTCTGAAGCCACCGCCATCGGCGAACAAACCCCTGGTATGGTTTCCACACCAATGGTAGGATCAAGTTTTTGTACCATTTGCGCCAAATAGGTGAAGGTACTATAAAAACTAATATCCCCTTCACACGCAAACGTCACATCTTCTCCCTTTTGCAAATAAGGTAAAACCGTTTGCGCTGCAACGTTCCAAGCCTCCGTTAATTCCTGATCATCTTGGATGTATGGAAACTTCAACGGTAACAACATCTGATGCGATTGTAGCCACGGAGAAATGATCCGTTGTGCAATTCCCGACTTTCCGTTGATTCCCTCTGGAAACGCCACAATATCCGCTTCCTGGAGACACTTCAAACCCTTAACCGTAATTAATTCTGGATCGCCTGTTCCGACGCTAACGCCATAAAGTTTAGCCACGTGCTATTTTTTTACCTATTCACTAACCTTAATTAGTCTATCAAACACGAGCTAGAAAAACAGAGGATTAATTTTGACGAACCTTTAAGAGTTGATTCCCCCCACGCTGAAACTCATAGATTGTGTTTTCAATTTCGGTTTGATATCCTTGTTTAGAAAGTTCTGATAACACTGCATCTAAATGTCGGGATTGATGACTGGTAAAATTTTCAACTAAGGGGAAAATCCGAACTTCTTTGGCAACGCGGGATAAATCAAAAATAGATTGCAAATGAAACGCTAGAGAAAATTGTTCTGAATAAGTAAAGAGTAAATGCGACGAAACTGCTAAATCAAACGTTTCGTCAGAAAAGGGTAATTCTGGAAAGCCCACTTCCCGATAACGTCCTTCTGCTTTTCCAGTTGAGAAATCTGCTAAAAACGTATTCATTGCGGATAAACGATCTGCCCCTAGAGCTTCTGGTGTTGGATTTTTTTTCCAGACAAATTGGTCAATATTTTTATATAAACCATCAATAATAATCGGGTAAGTTTGATCAATTCGTTGTTGAATTTGTTCAGGGGTAAACTGATAAATTGGATCGCAAGAAATAACGGTTTTTCCTTGTTGTTTCATGACTGCATTAAAACTGGCGGGTCCCCCAGCGCAATCAAGAATTGATAATTCTAAATCCGAAGGTGTGAGATTAAACATCTCGATATAGTCTTGAAAAGAACGCCCCCAAGGAACGACATTTTGCAGTTGAAACATTCTTCTTTTTTCTCAGTCATGATCAAATAAAAGCCTTAACATATCCTAACCGATCAAAAACCAATGAATCGTTACCTCTCAATAATCTTGCTAGCAGGAGTTATGTTAACCAGTTGTAGCCCTGATACAACTCCCTCCGAAAATAGTAATCCCTATTCTGAATGTGATAACAGCATTGATTCTCAAAATCGCAGTGATTACCAAGCGATTTCTGTAGCAGACATCACCAAAAATAATCCGAATCTGAATCAAACCATTGTTGAAGATCCGAAAGCCACTGTGTTAGAAGCGTTTGGCTTTTCTGAGTTACAAGAATCTCAAAAACAAGAAATTAATGTCAGTTGTCCAGACGCTGATCAAGTCATCGTGACCCTAACTAAAACGGGATTATTGGATGATTCGGTTGCGGGGGTGCGCGATCGCGCTGAGTTTACCCCGCATCCTCAAGGATGGGAACTGATTTGGCTGGGAAGACAGCAAAAATGTTATCCCGAACGGGGAAACACAGAGTGGTCAACAGAACTTTGTCTTTAAAGCGCGATCAGCTAACTCTCGTCAAGACCTCTTGAGGTGGCTGCAACAAAATTAGCGAAACAGTGCAACAGACATCTTATAATTTTTCATAGGCGTTAACCTCTCTAAACTGATGTCTGAATGGCAACCGACCCTCGCCCAACACTACCACGAACGCACGAAATACGACCCAGACACGATAGCTAAAAAAGCTCGTTCTCTCAATTGGGATCAACAACCCATTCCTTACAAAGACTATAAACTGGGGACAACATACGACTTAAAACCTTATCTCAATGATCCCCCGAAAGCAGAAGAAAACTGGGAAAAATGGCAGCGACTTTCCCGATTTTTACTCCTCTCCTATGGTGTAACAGCCAGACTAGAAACGCCTTCAGGGGATAAAATTTTACTCCGTGCTGCACCTTCAGCAGGAGGACTCTATCCAGCAGAAGTTTATTTAATTGTGAGAGGGTTAGCCTTTTTACCACCTGGTTTATATAACTATCAGTGTCAAACCCATTCTCTCGTTCATTTTTGGGAAGACTCCGTTTGGTCAGATTTACAATCAGCTTGTTTTTGGCATTCAACATTAGAAAATACAGAACTCGCCCTTGCAGTTTCCTCCGTATTTTATCGTTCCGCTTGGCGGTATGAAGATCGCGCGTATCGACGGATTTTTCTTGATACTGGACATTTATTAGGTAACTTTGAATTAGCTGGAAGTTTGTGTGATTATCGCCCTCATCTCATTGGTGGGTTTAATGATGATGGGATGAATGAACTTCTTTATCTGAATCCTCAAGAAGAAGGGGTGATAACTGTTGCAGCACTAGCTGATTTATTAGAAATTAAACAAAATTTATCTCCCACGACAACCGCTTTACCTTCTCCTGCTAATCGTAGCTTTCCACCGAATATTCCTGATGGGGAATTACTCCCTTATCTTCATGAACTGACTAAAATTGAAACTGAACCGAAAGCAGTTACAAAAGGAATTAAAGACAGCGAGAAAGAAGACAAATATAACTTTCCATTTTGCCTCAAAGTTTCCACAACAAGTCAACCGATTGCGTGGGGAGACAGTTTAGAAGGATTACAAGAAACAATTATCAAGCGTCGTTCTACTCGCGGTTTTAATGGACAGGAAATTACTTTAGATGAACTCAAACAACTCCTCAGTTTTACTTATCAAAGCCAAGACTATTGGCTACAGGGTTTAGATGCAAATCCAGACTTCTTTGATTTAAACTTAATTTCCACATTTGTTGCTGTTTCTGGTGTAACTGACCTCGAAGAAGGCTGTTATTACTACGCGCCAAAGACCCAAGAATTAAGGCAAATTCGGTTTAAAAACTTCCGTCGGGAATTGCATTATTTATGCTTAGGACAAGATTTAGGACGGGATGCGTCCGCTATTATGTTTCATACGGCTGATTTAAAACAAGCCATTCAATTATACGGCGATCGCGCTTATCGTTATCTCCATTTAGATGCTGGACATCTGGGACAACGCCTCAATTTAGCAGCAATTTATTTAAAACTTGGGGTAAGTGGAATTGCAGGCTTTTTTGATAACCAAGTCAATGAAGTGTTAGGGATTCCCGAAGACGAAGCCGTCCTTTATATTACAACCCTTGGTCGTCCTCGCCGAGGTTAATAGCGCAGCTTCTCCCACTCAGGAGATGATGTCTTACCCAGCTTTCAGTTGGATATTCAGTAGGTTTAATGTCCTTCCCAACGTTTAAGAGGAACACAAGGAATATCAAATTGGTCGAGACTGCGAGCAACAACAAAATCCACTAAATCTTCAATGGTTTCGGGGTTATGATACCAAGCTGGAATCGCTGGGACAATTTTTGCCCCCGCTTCTGCTAAAGCAGTGAGATTCCGCAGATGAATGAGGCTAAACGGCGTTTCTCTCGGAACAACGACTAATTTTCTTCCTTCTTTCAGTTGCACATCCGCTGCCCGTTCCAATAAGTCAGAACTTAACCCCTGCGCCATCTTTGCCACTGTACTCATACTACAAGGAATGACGAGCATTCCTAAAGTGCGATAAGAACCACTGGCAATAGTTGCCCCCACATCTCCCCAACGGTGACAGCGTAGTTTTCCGCCTTGGGGTTGTTCCGCTTGTTCTCGCCAGAATTGTTCTTGCTGATCTGGTTCTACGGGCATTTTAACTTGATTTTCGGCTTGCCAAACCATGAAACTAGCCTTGGAAGCAACGACATCAATGGTATAGTCTGCAGCTAATAAATATTTGAGGGTACGCACAGCGTAAATTAAGCCGGAAGCGCCACTAATTCCGACAGTCAGCGGTAAATTCATTATTGGTTATGTGTTCTTGGTTCTTGGCAAAATCGGGAAAAGGGAACAGGCAATTGCAGCCAATTCCCCTTATTTCCCTTCCTTATTAATTGTTAACCATTCATTATGGTTTTTCCCTCTCCCGCACGATTAATTATCAAAGTCTTCATCCGTTGCAGGAGTTGCGCCGGAAACGGTGACTAGATCAATTTGCTGACGATAATAGTCAACACTTTTCACTTGCACTTTCACTCGCGAACCCAAACGATAAGCAATGCGGTTTTTGCGACCCACTAAACAAGCATGACGGGCGCGATATTCATACCAGTCATCTTTAAGGGAACTGACATGAACTAAGCCTTCCACGAGTAAGTCTTCAATTTCCACAAAGAAACCATAAGATTGAACACCTGTAATTAAGCCTGAGAAAACCTCTCCCGTCCGTTCTTTCATTTTCTCGGCTTTTTTGAGTCCTTTGAGGTCATTTTCAGCATCTTCCACCATTTTGTCTCGTTCATTGAGATGGTGAATGAAACTGGCAATTTGTTCTTCGTACTCCGTTGCCATCGCGGGCGGAAGAACTTTCCAGTTGATTTTACCGTGACTGCCAGGACCGTGCAGATCCACGCCTTCTTTGGCCCGACTGTGTCGCCGATCGCGCCCCTCTTGAAAAACAGACTTTAAGATCCGTTGCACCCACAAATCAGCATAGCGTTGTCCTGGAGAAATACAAGGACTGTAAGCCGTGCTTTCGGCTAGTCCAAAGTGCTCACCCGGTTTCGTGCTATATTTTGCTAATTTCAGGGTTGATTTCAAGAAAAACATCAACACGCGAGCGGCGCTAGATTTAGAAATTTGACGGCTGAAGTTCTGATAATCTTGCGGACGCAACTCATCCTCATTTTCCAATTCCAGTTGCAGTTCTAAGTTATTCCCCAATTTCATCAAGTCTTCAATTTCCGTATAATCAGAAATCTGTTGAATGCGATAAATGGCAGGGACTCCAAGGGCTTGTAAGTGCCCTCCCACAACTTGTCCAGGGAGAATCATTAACTCAGTCAGTAAAGAGCGCACTGGTAGGGAAGAATCCACCACAACAGCCCCTAAGCGTCCTTCATCTTTAAATCCGCTCTGGGCTTCGGGGAGTTCAATATCAAACCCGCCTCGTTGCAGCCGTTGTGCTTTGACCAAGGGACTCAGGGTGAAAAAGAGTTCATGGAGCATTTCTACCGCAGATTTCAGTTCTGGCGCAACCTCTTCCTTACCCCCTAATAAGGATTGCGCTTCTTGATAACTAAAGTGTTGATCGACCCGAATCACACTTTCATCAATAGAAAAATCTTGAATCTCACCCATTTGATCCACAGTTAGCACTACGCTGACTGCAAGCCGATCTTCTCCAGGAATCAAGGATGCACACTGCTGGACTTCTGGCGGTAACAGAGGAATCACTAAATCTCTTAAAAAGACTGCGGTTCCCCGTTGTTTCGCTGCATTATCTAAAGCCGAGTCGGAAGAGACATAATGGGCGACATCGGCAAGATGAATCCCTAAACGCCAGTTCCCACCATTAGTTTTATCTAAAGTAAGAGCATTTTCCACAAAAGGAGGCTTCTCTTGTGTTTGTGGTGTTTCGTCCAGAGAAATCGTCAGCAGATCTCGATAATCTTGTCTGTTGGCAAGAGCTTTTTCATCAAAGGTTGGAGTCAGGGCTTCGGCTTCGGCTAAAGCGTGTTGAGAGAAAGTTCTCGGTAAGTCATGTTTACAACAGACAATATCTGTATCTGCTGCTTCTTCCGCGTCACTTCCCAGCACTTTTGTCACTCGACCCAGAGGAGGATGATCCCCGAGAGGATAGCGCAAAACTTCCACATGAACCAAATGATCCACTGCTTCTTTTAAGTCCGCACCATCGGGACTGAGATTGAGTTCAAACAATAGGCGATCATCAAGGGGGACAGCGTGATACTCTTGCTTGTTGTCGTCTTCTACTTCTCGAACTTGGGCGAGAAGGGAAGGGTTGGCGCGATCAAGGATCACTTGTACCTCTCCTTCAGGAGAACGACGGCGACTGGCTTCTTTAATCACCTTTACTAAAACGCGATCGCCGTTCCAAGCACTGCCTAAATGAGATTCGCGGACATAGATATCATCCGTCCCTTCTTGGTCTTGAATGGCAAAACAAAATCCCTTACTGGAACAACGGAGTTTTGCTTCTACCACATCCTCTTGGGGAGGACGGCGATATTTTCCTCTTTCTTTGACAATAACGCCGATGCGTTCTAAAGCATCCAGAGCAACTTGTAATTGTTGGATACTGTATTCATCTTGAAGGTTGAGCTTTTTTTCGAGAACTTTTGGGGCAACCAGTTTATTATCACTTAAATGAGACAGGATTGTAGCGATTGAAAATTCCATCTGATATTAGTATCTTATCGGGTTCACTTACACAGAATGTGCAGACTTTAAAAACACTACTGCTGGCGTGTTATTCGTTGAACGATGAAACCACTATAGCTAATGTTTAGAGAACAGCAAGCCAATCAATTGCTGATGTCTTCGGAGCGCATCAATGGGCTTTGCTTGCAATAGCATCTTCATTCGATAACGATTAAACTACAGAAGTAGTGCTATCTTTATCTATTCTATCTGGTTTTGGACTTGAGTCCGAAATGAGTCTGATCATAGTTGCCATCTTTCTTCCTAAATTGATTTTTAACTGTGCTCAGACCACAGAGCAAGAACCAGTCATGAATTACAATTATCATTATGCTTGAGCAATTTCGCACTCATTTTCCCCAAGGAAGTCTTATTAGCGAATTAATTCAAATTGACCACGGAAAATATATTGTTCGCGCTAGTGTCCAAAATGAAGGGTTGACCCTTGCGACTGGACTCGCTGCTGCTGATACAGTTGAACAAGCCGAAGATAAAGCTCGCGATCGCGCTTTAGCTGTTTTAAATCTTTCTCTTTCTCCTTCTTCGTCCCCTTCTGTTGTCACCTCAACACCAGAACAAGCGGAAAAAACTGTTGCTTCCTCCCCTCAAAAAGACTTTGATACTCCTACGACTCAAACTTTCATCTCACAAGCGAGCGAAGTTAGTTTCACTGAAAACCAATCACCGTCTTCTCAGGGGTCTCCCACTGCTGTCAATGGTGTTTCCCACACAGAGGAGAGATCTAGTCTGTCCTCCTCTGAGTCTTCTGAATTGGTTCAAGATCTAAACACAGATGTGGAAACTGAACGCAATGACCCTGAAGTGAGCAGTAGAAAGATCGCTTCCACTGAAACCGAAGCAGGGGCGAGTGCATCAAGTCGGGCTGAAGAATTGATTATGGATAGCTCTGATATTATTGCTCGCACGAATGTTGAATTGCGACGACTGAACTGGACAAGCGAACAAGGACGAAAATTCTTAGAAGAGACTTATGGTAAACGATCGCGCTCTCTTCTCTCCGAATCGGAGTTATTAGAATTCCTCCAATATTTAGAAAAACAACCCACGCCCACTGCCCATGGTGACCAGTAACAAGAAACAGGAAACAGATTGGTACTGGTCACAGGTGAAGCGTTAAGACGGTGGGTTACTTGCGGAGGGACGACGTTCAATCACACGGTCAATTAAGCCATATTCCATGGACTCTTGAGGGGACATAAAGAAGTCGCGCTCTGTGTCTTCTGCAATGCGGTCTAAGGGCTGACCCGTATGTTCGGCTAGGTAGTGGTTCAACTGCTGCTTGAGATAGAGAATTTCTTTTGCTTGAATTTCAATATCGGTGGCTTGACCTTGCGCCCCCCCTAAGGGTTGGTGAATCATAATGCGAGAATGGGGAAGACTGAGGCGTTTTCCTTTTTCACCAGCACTGAGGAGAAATGCCCCCATGCTTGCAGCGAGTCCTAAACAGATTGTAGAAACATCAGGACGGATCTGGTTCATGGTATCAAAAATCCCCAGTCCAGCACTCACCGAACCCCCAGGAGAATTGATATAGAGATAAATATCTTTTTCGGGGTCTTCTGCTTCTAAGTAGAGCATTTGCGCCACGATTAGGTTGGCAATTTCATCATCCACCTGTTGTCCTAAAAAGACAATTCTCTCTCTAAGTAAGCGAGAGTAGATATCAAAGGCGCGTTCGCCACGACCCGAGGTTTCAATAACGGTAGGGATCATAGATTTGTTTCTTCAGTTGCTGATTGTCTTCGGTAGGTCAATTGTAACTAAATTCAAGGTTGGTTTGGCTTACTCATGATCTTTTGCTGAATGTGAGGTCAAAGCATTATAGCAATCCCATAAGAATCGCTGCTGCAGAGTTGTCCCGCCCGTTGGATTAATTCTTGGCAAGCCTATCAGTTTCATCAAGAAAAACCCCCAAGGCGAGGGTTGTTACTTCCGCCTTGCCACCGTCAAGGGGCTTCATCGTTTCATCGGTGAGCGGTTCTAAAAACTCTAAATCCACGGTTTCTAGATTCTGATGATCCAGATCAAAAGGATGTTTCATGGAATCCTCCTCTGTTGTTGATTGGTTTATTGGTTACTGTATCGAGGAATTCCCTGAAATAAGTGCCATGATGGCAGATACCTGAAAAGTGAGACTAACAACGCGGACAATCCACCCAGTTCGCTTCAATAGTTCCATCAGGGAGAATACTCGCTTCTTTCTTCCAAATGGGGGCATTATGTTTGAGGGTGTCTATAGCGTACTGACAAGCAGCAAAGGCTTCACTACGATGGGGACATCCCACAGCAACTAAAACGCTAATTTCGCCAATTTTTAGCCGTCCAACGCGATGATGAATCACCACCCGATTCACTGGCGACCATCGTTCCCGAATTTGGGCTGCAATTTGTTTAAATAGCGCGATCGCCATGGGTTCGTAGGCTTGATATTCTAGATAAGCAACGGGTTTTCCATCAGTTTGTTCCCGTACTGTCCCACTCATCAGCGCGATCGCGCCATTGGCTGGATCATCAGCGAGATCGTACACTTCATCAAAGAATAGCGGTGCAAAAGCAATTTGAAAGTGATCTTTTGTCATTGGTCACTGGTCACTGGTCACTGGTCACTGGTCACTGGTCATTGGTCATTGGTCACTGTTCACTGGTCACTGGTCATTGGTCATTGGTCACTGTTCACTGGTCACTGGTCACTGGTCACTGGTCACTGGTCACTGGTCATTAGTCATTAGTCACTGATTACTGATGGGAAATCAACTGCGGTTGCATTTGTCCTTGTTTTCCTGAGGTATGACTCGGAAAGAGATGTAATAAGTCTTCATTCAATTTAACTTGAACGCGGGTTTGGGGGGCTAAGAGTTGTTTTTGGTGGGTTCGCGCTTGTAATTCCATTCCAGAAGGAAGTCGCAGACGGTAGCGATGTTCTCGTCCTAAAAACTCGCGATCGCGCACCATAATCTCAGAATTTTCATCAGGAATCAAGGTGATATCTTCTTGGCGAATCATTAAATCCCCGTGATCCCCTTGTACCTCATCCGACACCTGCGAGGAGTTTAAGGTAAATGTTCCGACTTCAGTTTCCCAACCCTTTCTGGTGCGATTAGCGGGGAGAAAGTTTCCTTGCGTGACAAATTCCGCAACAAACCGAGATGCAGGGTAAGTATAAATGGTTTCTGGCGTGTCATGCTGTTCTAAGTGACCCTGTTGCATCACCGCCACGGAATCAGAAATCGAAAGGGCTTCTTCTTGGTCGTGGGTAACAAATACCGCAGCAATCCCTGAAGCCTTGAGAATATCCCGTAATTCCGTTCGTAAGCGTAAACGGACTTGCACATCTAAATTGCTTAACGGTTCGTCTAAAAGCACTAAATTCGGGCGTGGGGCTAACGCACGGGCGAGGGCGACTCGTTGTTGTTGTCCCCCTGAGAGTTCGTGAGGATACCGTTGGTCTAAGCCTTCTAACCCCACTAAGGCTAAAGCAGATTGCACTTGCTTTTTCATTTCCATCCCACTG comes from Halothece sp. PCC 7418 and encodes:
- a CDS encoding ribonuclease R family protein translates to MEFSIATILSHLSDNKLVAPKVLEKKLNLQDEYSIQQLQVALDALERIGVIVKERGKYRRPPQEDVVEAKLRCSSKGFCFAIQDQEGTDDIYVRESHLGSAWNGDRVLVKVIKEASRRRSPEGEVQVILDRANPSLLAQVREVEDDNKQEYHAVPLDDRLLFELNLSPDGADLKEAVDHLVHVEVLRYPLGDHPPLGRVTKVLGSDAEEAADTDIVCCKHDLPRTFSQHALAEAEALTPTFDEKALANRQDYRDLLTISLDETPQTQEKPPFVENALTLDKTNGGNWRLGIHLADVAHYVSSDSALDNAAKQRGTAVFLRDLVIPLLPPEVQQCASLIPGEDRLAVSVVLTVDQMGEIQDFSIDESVIRVDQHFSYQEAQSLLGGKEEVAPELKSAVEMLHELFFTLSPLVKAQRLQRGGFDIELPEAQSGFKDEGRLGAVVVDSSLPVRSLLTELMILPGQVVGGHLQALGVPAIYRIQQISDYTEIEDLMKLGNNLELQLELENEDELRPQDYQNFSRQISKSSAARVLMFFLKSTLKLAKYSTKPGEHFGLAESTAYSPCISPGQRYADLWVQRILKSVFQEGRDRRHSRAKEGVDLHGPGSHGKINWKVLPPAMATEYEEQIASFIHHLNERDKMVEDAENDLKGLKKAEKMKERTGEVFSGLITGVQSYGFFVEIEDLLVEGLVHVSSLKDDWYEYRARHACLVGRKNRIAYRLGSRVKVQVKSVDYYRQQIDLVTVSGATPATDEDFDN
- a CDS encoding molybdenum cofactor biosynthesis protein MoaE, which gives rise to MTKDHFQIAFAPLFFDEVYDLADDPANGAIALMSGTVREQTDGKPVAYLEYQAYEPMAIALFKQIAAQIRERWSPVNRVVIHHRVGRLKIGEISVLVAVGCPHRSEAFAACQYAIDTLKHNAPIWKKEASILPDGTIEANWVDCPRC
- a CDS encoding SagB/ThcOx family dehydrogenase codes for the protein MSEWQPTLAQHYHERTKYDPDTIAKKARSLNWDQQPIPYKDYKLGTTYDLKPYLNDPPKAEENWEKWQRLSRFLLLSYGVTARLETPSGDKILLRAAPSAGGLYPAEVYLIVRGLAFLPPGLYNYQCQTHSLVHFWEDSVWSDLQSACFWHSTLENTELALAVSSVFYRSAWRYEDRAYRRIFLDTGHLLGNFELAGSLCDYRPHLIGGFNDDGMNELLYLNPQEEGVITVAALADLLEIKQNLSPTTTALPSPANRSFPPNIPDGELLPYLHELTKIETEPKAVTKGIKDSEKEDKYNFPFCLKVSTTSQPIAWGDSLEGLQETIIKRRSTRGFNGQEITLDELKQLLSFTYQSQDYWLQGLDANPDFFDLNLISTFVAVSGVTDLEEGCYYYAPKTQELRQIRFKNFRRELHYLCLGQDLGRDASAIMFHTADLKQAIQLYGDRAYRYLHLDAGHLGQRLNLAAIYLKLGVSGIAGFFDNQVNEVLGIPEDEAVLYITTLGRPRRG
- a CDS encoding flavin prenyltransferase UbiX, whose amino-acid sequence is MNLPLTVGISGASGLIYAVRTLKYLLAADYTIDVVASKASFMVWQAENQVKMPVEPDQQEQFWREQAEQPQGGKLRCHRWGDVGATIASGSYRTLGMLVIPCSMSTVAKMAQGLSSDLLERAADVQLKEGRKLVVVPRETPFSLIHLRNLTALAEAGAKIVPAIPAWYHNPETIEDLVDFVVARSLDQFDIPCVPLKRWEGH
- a CDS encoding precorrin-2 C(20)-methyltransferase, which gives rise to MAKLYGVSVGTGDPELITVKGLKCLQEADIVAFPEGINGKSGIAQRIISPWLQSHQMLLPLKFPYIQDDQELTEAWNVAAQTVLPYLQKGEDVTFACEGDISFYSTFTYLAQMVQKLDPTIGVETIPGVCSPMAVASELGIPLTARSQRLIILPTLYHLEELEKAFQVAEVVVLMKFSSLYSQIWELLQTKNLLDHSYIIERATMPEQVVYKDLKEQADLKLSYFSVMIIKVSTSWN
- a CDS encoding ABC transporter ATP-binding protein; this translates as MKQSPILHLEGVSKTYSRQGIPAVNQVSLSVPQGHLLSLLGPSGCGKTTLLRLIAGFEQPFQGKITIAEKVVADATSNVPPEKRDVGMVFQDYALFPHLNVAKNIAFGLKQHRSSGMEMKKQVQSALALVGLEGLDQRYPHELSGGQQQRVALARALAPRPNLVLLDEPLSNLDVQVRLRLRTELRDILKASGIAAVFVTHDQEEALSISDSVAVMQQGHLEQHDTPETIYTYPASRFVAEFVTQGNFLPANRTRKGWETEVGTFTLNSSQVSDEVQGDHGDLMIRQEDITLIPDENSEIMVRDREFLGREHRYRLRLPSGMELQARTHQKQLLAPQTRVQVKLNEDLLHLFPSHTSGKQGQMQPQLISHQ
- the clpP gene encoding ATP-dependent Clp endopeptidase proteolytic subunit ClpP, which produces MIPTVIETSGRGERAFDIYSRLLRERIVFLGQQVDDEIANLIVAQMLYLEAEDPEKDIYLYINSPGGSVSAGLGIFDTMNQIRPDVSTICLGLAASMGAFLLSAGEKGKRLSLPHSRIMIHQPLGGAQGQATDIEIQAKEILYLKQQLNHYLAEHTGQPLDRIAEDTERDFFMSPQESMEYGLIDRVIERRPSASNPPS